A window of Mucilaginibacter paludis DSM 18603 contains these coding sequences:
- a CDS encoding glycosyl hydrolase, with translation MQILIKYTVQIKKYILLIALCLCAIANAGAQHKKSSHKKASHQSTTRKKTTSHHESSSHSKKTKHSDSRGKKSKHGKSKESSHSKRHGRHTRYEPANDEQDEEVAVVKTEPVNDESPLRQAFLHPSDEAKPWVFWYWIQGNVSREGITADLEAMKEAGIGGAYLMSIKGPVTPPLMNPPVVQLTPQWWQMVHFAMTEAQRIGVKLAMHDCDGFALAGGPWIKPEMSMQKLTWSKTIITGGRRYNDTLARPKTNEGYYKDVAVFAYPLNSGDTLSTETVIPRITSSKPGAEVQFLATKGNKKSFSSDTTCWIQYAFNQPFTCRSVTIRTNGNNYEAQRLRILVSDDGQSFRPAAQLEPARSGWQDGDAPNTYSINPVTAKYFRFVYDKAGSEPGAEDLESAKWKPNLRIQGIDLSGAVRINQFEGKNGEIWRVAKRTTASEVPDNLCIPKEKLINITTYLDASGRLNWNVPAGKWVIIRMGHTSTGHMNETGGGGIGLECDKFNPEVVKFQFDHWFGEAVRQAGPDLAAQVLKIFHVDSWECGSQNWSPVFQAEFSKRRGYDLLPYLPVMAGIPIQSAEVSEKVLYDVRRTIAELLVDNFYVTMARLAHEKGTVFSAESTAPTMVGDGMLHYREADLPTGEFWLNSPTHDKPSDMLDAISGGHIYGKNIIQAEAFTTVRMAWDEYPGMLKPLGDRNMALGVNRFVLHVFSHNPWLDRKPGMTLDGVGLYFQRDQTWWKQGFAWIQYLQRCQAMLQMGKPVVDVAVFTGEEVPRRAVLPDRLVSVLPGIFGADVVKNEAKRLANEGQPLHSIPDGVTSSANMAEPQKWVDPLRGYAYDSFNRDALLRLATVRDGRITLPGGASYGLLVLPGSTKMDPSGGGLMSPEVSDRIKQLVNEGANILINEDPKAAPGLVSPMLKVGGLMTVQGKGRILKGPYQAETFDNIGLQRDVIATDSTGAHALDVAWTHRTDPEFDIYFISNQQNKQRAVDLSFRIANKIPEMWDPVTGETYQCSEYTNENGRTNLTLRLEPNGSFFIVFRKPSQVTSRKGRNWSDFKSIRSVDGIWQVNFDTKNGGPDAPVLFTTLTDWSKNDIPSIKYYSGTADYMQIVKWNSNLVAHRQIWLDLGNVANTASVTINGIFCGTAWTPPYRVDITKALHTGYNKVHVEVSNTWANRLIGDHALPENKRVTWTTAPFRLEGKPLLPAGLLGPVKIVEIDRTKRY, from the coding sequence ATGCAGATACTGATTAAATATACCGTTCAAATAAAAAAATATATTTTATTGATAGCCTTGTGTTTATGTGCTATAGCTAACGCGGGTGCCCAGCATAAAAAATCATCACACAAAAAAGCGTCGCATCAAAGTACAACACGCAAAAAAACAACGAGCCACCACGAAAGTAGCAGCCATAGCAAAAAAACAAAGCATTCCGATTCGCGCGGAAAGAAATCAAAGCATGGCAAAAGCAAGGAGAGCAGCCATAGTAAAAGGCATGGCAGGCATACACGGTATGAACCCGCTAATGACGAGCAGGACGAAGAAGTTGCCGTTGTAAAAACCGAACCGGTTAACGATGAGTCGCCCTTAAGGCAAGCCTTTCTGCACCCATCGGATGAAGCCAAACCCTGGGTGTTTTGGTATTGGATACAGGGAAACGTATCCCGCGAGGGTATCACAGCCGACCTGGAAGCTATGAAAGAGGCCGGTATTGGCGGTGCTTATTTAATGAGTATCAAAGGCCCGGTAACACCACCGCTGATGAATCCTCCCGTGGTGCAACTAACACCGCAGTGGTGGCAGATGGTTCATTTTGCCATGACAGAGGCCCAAAGAATTGGTGTTAAGCTGGCCATGCACGATTGCGACGGCTTTGCCCTGGCAGGTGGCCCCTGGATAAAGCCAGAAATGTCGATGCAGAAGCTTACCTGGTCTAAAACCATTATCACCGGCGGTCGCCGTTATAACGATACTTTAGCCCGGCCAAAAACCAACGAAGGTTATTATAAAGACGTAGCCGTTTTTGCTTATCCGCTTAATTCGGGCGATACGCTTTCTACAGAAACTGTGATACCCCGGATAACCAGCAGTAAGCCCGGCGCCGAGGTGCAGTTTCTGGCCACCAAAGGCAATAAAAAAAGTTTCAGCAGCGATACCACCTGCTGGATTCAGTATGCCTTTAATCAACCCTTTACATGCCGATCGGTTACTATCCGTACCAACGGTAACAATTACGAGGCCCAGCGCCTCCGGATCCTGGTGAGCGACGATGGACAGAGCTTTCGCCCGGCTGCGCAGTTAGAGCCCGCGCGCAGTGGCTGGCAGGACGGCGATGCACCAAATACCTATTCCATCAATCCGGTTACCGCAAAATATTTCCGTTTTGTGTATGACAAGGCAGGCTCTGAGCCGGGTGCCGAAGACCTGGAATCGGCCAAGTGGAAACCTAATTTACGCATACAGGGCATCGATCTTTCGGGAGCGGTACGCATCAACCAGTTTGAAGGGAAAAACGGCGAGATCTGGCGTGTGGCCAAACGCACCACAGCCAGCGAAGTGCCCGATAATCTTTGCATCCCGAAGGAAAAATTAATTAATATTACCACTTACCTGGATGCCAGCGGCCGGTTAAACTGGAATGTGCCTGCCGGTAAATGGGTAATAATCAGGATGGGGCATACCTCAACCGGCCACATGAACGAAACCGGCGGCGGTGGTATTGGGCTGGAATGTGATAAGTTTAACCCGGAAGTAGTGAAATTTCAGTTTGATCATTGGTTTGGCGAAGCTGTACGGCAAGCCGGGCCCGACCTTGCCGCGCAGGTTTTAAAGATATTCCATGTAGATAGCTGGGAGTGCGGCAGCCAAAACTGGTCGCCCGTTTTTCAGGCTGAATTTAGCAAACGGAGGGGATATGATTTATTGCCCTATCTGCCTGTAATGGCTGGAATCCCTATCCAAAGCGCCGAAGTATCTGAAAAAGTACTTTACGACGTAAGGCGCACCATTGCCGAATTACTGGTTGACAATTTTTATGTAACTATGGCCAGGCTGGCGCACGAAAAAGGAACTGTTTTCAGTGCCGAAAGCACCGCGCCAACAATGGTGGGCGATGGCATGCTGCATTACCGCGAGGCAGATCTGCCGACGGGAGAGTTCTGGCTTAACAGCCCCACACATGATAAGCCAAGCGATATGCTCGATGCCATTTCGGGAGGACACATTTACGGTAAAAACATCATACAGGCCGAAGCCTTTACTACGGTTAGGATGGCCTGGGATGAGTATCCGGGAATGCTGAAGCCCTTAGGCGACCGTAATATGGCCTTAGGCGTCAATCGCTTTGTATTACACGTTTTCTCGCATAACCCCTGGCTGGACCGTAAACCGGGCATGACGCTGGATGGCGTAGGCCTCTATTTCCAGCGCGACCAAACCTGGTGGAAACAGGGCTTCGCCTGGATACAATATTTACAACGTTGCCAGGCCATGCTGCAAATGGGAAAGCCTGTGGTGGATGTTGCCGTTTTCACGGGAGAAGAAGTTCCGCGCCGTGCCGTATTGCCGGATAGGTTAGTGAGCGTATTGCCGGGTATCTTCGGTGCCGATGTAGTAAAAAACGAAGCTAAGCGTTTAGCCAACGAAGGGCAACCCCTGCATTCGATACCTGACGGTGTCACATCATCAGCCAATATGGCCGAGCCTCAAAAGTGGGTTGACCCTTTGCGGGGATATGCTTATGATTCCTTTAACCGGGATGCTTTATTGCGCCTTGCAACGGTTAGAGATGGCAGGATAACACTTCCGGGAGGAGCGAGCTATGGCTTGCTGGTATTACCCGGTTCCACAAAAATGGATCCTTCCGGCGGTGGATTGATGTCACCCGAGGTGTCCGACCGGATTAAGCAACTGGTGAATGAGGGCGCTAATATCCTGATCAACGAAGACCCTAAGGCGGCCCCTGGGCTGGTATCGCCGATGTTAAAGGTGGGTGGCTTAATGACGGTGCAGGGCAAGGGACGTATTTTAAAAGGCCCGTATCAGGCTGAAACATTTGATAACATAGGTTTACAACGTGATGTGATCGCTACTGATTCAACCGGCGCACACGCTTTGGATGTGGCCTGGACGCATCGCACCGACCCCGAATTTGATATCTACTTTATATCCAACCAACAAAATAAACAAAGGGCAGTTGATCTTTCTTTTCGCATAGCGAACAAGATTCCTGAAATGTGGGATCCCGTAACCGGGGAAACTTATCAATGCAGCGAATATACCAACGAGAATGGGCGGACTAATTTAACCCTACGTTTGGAGCCTAACGGATCCTTTTTTATCGTTTTCCGCAAGCCAAGTCAGGTTACATCCCGTAAAGGAAGAAACTGGTCTGATTTTAAATCCATTCGCTCGGTTGATGGCATTTGGCAAGTGAATTTTGATACCAAAAACGGCGGTCCCGATGCCCCCGTACTATTCACTACTTTAACAGATTGGAGCAAGAATGATATTCCGTCCATAAAATATTACTCGGGTACTGCCGATTATATGCAGATTGTGAAATGGAACAGTAACCTGGTGGCCCATCGCCAGATCTGGCTCGATTTGGGCAATGTGGCCAATACGGCCAGCGTTACCATCAATGGGATTTTTTGCGGTACCGCCTGGACGCCACCGTACCGGGTTGATATTACCAAAGCCCTGCATACAGGATACAACAAAGTGCATGTTGAGGTGAGCAATACCTGGGCAAACCGCTTGATTGGCGACCATGCCCTGCCCGAAAATAAGCGCGTAACCTGGACAACCGCGCCCTTCCGCTTAGAAGGAAAACCATTATTGCCTGCCGGGTTATTGGGACCCGTTAAAATAGTTGAGATTGACAGAACAAAAAGATATTGA